One genomic window of Paraburkholderia acidiphila includes the following:
- a CDS encoding efflux RND transporter permease subunit: MAKFFIDRPIFAWVIAIILMLAGVASVFTLPVAQYPTIAPPSIQISANYPGASAKTVENTVTQVIEQQMSGLDHLLYISSTSDDSGTATITLTFAAGTNPDIAQVQVQNKLQLATPILPQVVQQLGISVTKSSSSFLLVLAFVSEDGSMTKYDLANYVASNVKDPISRIDGVGTVTLFGSQYAMRVWLDPHKLTNFQLTPTDVTAAITAQNVQIAGGQLGGTPAVAGQSFQATITESTLLQTPEQFGNILLKVNQDGSQVRLKDVARIGLGGENYNFDTKYNGSPTAGLGIQLATGANALQTAKLVRQKIDDLSKYFPHGLVVKYPYDTTPFVRLSIEEVIKTLLEGIVLVFLVMYLFLQNLRATLIPTIAVPVVLLGTFAIMAAVGFSINTLSMFGLVLAIGLLVDDAIVVVENVERVMVEEGLGPKEATRKAMGQITGALVGVALVLSAVFVPVAFSGGSVGAIYRQFSLTIVAAMVLSVLVALILTPALCATILKPIPKGHHEEKKGFFGWFNRTFETSRDKYHSGVHHVIKRSGRWLIIYLAVIVAVGMLFVRLPKSFLPDEDQGTMFVIVQTPVGSTQETTARTLANIQNWLLKDEGSIVESVFTVNGFSFAGRGQNSGLVFVRMKDYKQRQHADQKVQALVRRMFMHYAGYKDAMVFPVNPPSIPELGTASGFDFELQDRAGVGHEKLMEARNMLLGMAAKDPTLALVRPNGLNDTPQFTIDIDREKAEALGVTAAAVDQTFSIAWASAYVNNFLDTDGRIKKVYVMADAPFRMTPEDLNNWYVRNSAGGMAPLGSVASGRWTFGSPKLERYNGISAVEIQGQAGQGKSTGQAMTAMEQIAAKLPAGIGYEWTGLSYQERQSGSQAPILYGISILVVFLCLAALYESWSIPFAVIMVVPLGVLGALLAVTLRGLENDVFFQVGLLTTVGLSAKNAILIVEFARDLQAEGKMGPVEAALEASRLRLRPILMTSLAFILGVLPLAISNGAGSASQHAIGTGVIGGMLTATFLAIFMIPMFFVVIRAKFAGEKEDADVALQHYEEHHAHDHDADNGGQGGTGGNAGGGNGGSNSDGPGKEGH, from the coding sequence ATGGCAAAGTTCTTTATTGATCGCCCAATCTTTGCATGGGTGATCGCCATCATCCTGATGCTGGCGGGCGTGGCCTCTGTGTTCACGCTGCCGGTCGCGCAGTATCCGACCATCGCGCCGCCTTCCATCCAGATCAGTGCGAACTATCCGGGTGCGTCGGCCAAGACGGTGGAAAACACGGTCACGCAGGTGATCGAGCAGCAGATGAGCGGTCTCGACCATCTGCTGTACATCTCGTCGACTTCCGATGACTCCGGCACGGCCACGATCACGCTGACCTTCGCCGCGGGCACCAACCCGGACATCGCGCAGGTGCAGGTGCAGAACAAGCTGCAGCTCGCCACGCCGATTCTGCCGCAGGTGGTGCAGCAGCTCGGTATCAGCGTGACGAAGTCGAGCAGCAGCTTCCTGCTGGTGCTCGCGTTCGTGTCCGAAGATGGCAGCATGACCAAGTACGACCTCGCGAACTACGTGGCGTCGAACGTGAAGGACCCGATCAGCCGTATCGACGGCGTGGGTACGGTCACGCTGTTCGGCTCGCAGTACGCGATGCGCGTGTGGCTCGATCCCCACAAGCTAACGAACTTCCAGCTCACGCCAACCGACGTCACAGCGGCGATCACCGCGCAGAACGTGCAGATCGCGGGCGGTCAGCTGGGCGGCACGCCGGCGGTGGCGGGGCAGTCGTTCCAGGCGACCATCACCGAATCGACGCTGCTGCAGACGCCTGAGCAGTTCGGCAACATCCTGCTGAAGGTCAATCAGGACGGTTCGCAGGTGCGTCTGAAGGACGTGGCGCGGATTGGTCTCGGCGGCGAAAACTACAACTTCGACACGAAGTACAACGGTTCGCCGACGGCCGGTCTCGGTATTCAGCTCGCGACGGGCGCCAACGCGCTGCAGACCGCGAAGCTCGTGCGCCAGAAGATCGACGACCTCTCGAAGTACTTCCCGCACGGCCTCGTCGTGAAGTACCCGTACGACACGACGCCGTTCGTGCGCCTGTCGATCGAGGAAGTGATCAAGACGCTGCTGGAAGGCATCGTGCTGGTGTTCCTCGTGATGTACCTGTTCCTGCAGAACCTGCGCGCGACGTTGATTCCGACGATCGCGGTGCCGGTGGTGCTGCTGGGTACGTTCGCGATCATGGCGGCGGTGGGCTTCTCCATCAACACGCTGTCGATGTTCGGCCTCGTGCTCGCCATCGGCCTGCTGGTGGACGACGCGATCGTGGTCGTGGAGAACGTCGAGCGGGTGATGGTGGAAGAGGGCTTAGGGCCGAAGGAAGCCACCCGCAAGGCCATGGGCCAGATCACCGGCGCACTGGTGGGCGTGGCGCTCGTGCTCTCCGCGGTGTTCGTGCCGGTGGCGTTCTCGGGCGGCTCGGTCGGCGCCATCTACCGGCAGTTCTCGCTCACGATCGTGGCGGCGATGGTGCTGTCCGTGCTCGTCGCGCTGATTCTGACGCCGGCGTTGTGCGCGACCATCCTCAAGCCGATCCCGAAGGGCCATCACGAAGAGAAGAAGGGCTTCTTCGGCTGGTTCAACCGCACGTTCGAGACGAGCCGCGACAAGTATCACTCCGGCGTTCACCACGTGATCAAGCGCTCGGGCCGCTGGCTCATCATCTATCTCGCGGTGATCGTCGCGGTTGGCATGCTGTTCGTGCGCCTGCCGAAGTCGTTCCTGCCCGATGAAGACCAGGGCACGATGTTCGTGATCGTGCAGACGCCGGTGGGCTCGACCCAGGAAACGACGGCACGCACGCTCGCCAACATCCAGAACTGGCTGCTCAAGGACGAAGGCAGCATCGTCGAGTCGGTGTTCACGGTGAACGGCTTCAGCTTCGCGGGCCGCGGCCAGAACTCGGGTCTCGTGTTCGTGCGGATGAAGGACTACAAGCAGCGTCAGCACGCGGACCAGAAGGTCCAGGCGCTGGTGCGTCGCATGTTCATGCACTACGCGGGCTACAAGGACGCGATGGTGTTCCCGGTGAATCCGCCTTCGATTCCTGAACTCGGCACCGCGTCGGGCTTCGACTTCGAACTGCAGGATCGCGCCGGTGTCGGTCACGAGAAGCTGATGGAAGCGCGCAACATGCTGCTCGGCATGGCGGCGAAGGACCCGACGCTCGCACTCGTGCGCCCGAACGGCCTGAACGACACGCCGCAGTTCACGATCGACATCGACCGTGAAAAGGCTGAGGCGCTCGGCGTGACGGCGGCTGCGGTCGACCAGACGTTCTCGATCGCATGGGCGTCGGCGTACGTGAACAACTTCCTCGATACGGACGGCCGTATCAAGAAGGTGTACGTGATGGCCGATGCGCCGTTCCGCATGACGCCGGAAGACTTGAACAACTGGTACGTGCGCAACAGCGCGGGCGGGATGGCGCCGCTCGGCTCGGTCGCGAGCGGCCGCTGGACCTTCGGTTCGCCGAAGCTCGAGCGCTACAACGGTATCTCGGCCGTGGAAATCCAGGGTCAGGCGGGGCAGGGCAAGTCGACCGGCCAGGCCATGACGGCCATGGAGCAGATCGCGGCGAAGCTGCCCGCGGGTATCGGCTACGAATGGACGGGCCTGTCGTATCAGGAACGCCAGTCGGGTTCGCAGGCGCCGATTCTGTACGGCATCTCGATCCTCGTCGTGTTCCTGTGTCTCGCGGCGCTGTATGAAAGCTGGTCGATTCCGTTCGCGGTCATCATGGTGGTGCCGCTCGGCGTGCTCGGCGCGCTGCTGGCGGTGACGCTGCGCGGCCTCGAGAACGACGTGTTCTTCCAGGTGGGTCTGTTGACCACCGTGGGTCTCTCGGCGAAGAACGCGATTCTGATCGTGGAGTTCGCGCGAGACCTGCAGGCCGAAGGGAAGATGGGACCGGTCGAAGCGGCGCTCGAAGCTTCGCGACTGCGTCTGCGACCGATCTTGATGACGTCGCTGGCGTTCATTCTCGGCGTGCTGCCGCTCGCGATCAGTAACGGCGCGGGTTCGGCTTCGCAGCACGCAATCGGCACGGGCGTGATCGGCGGCATGCTGACGGCCACGTTCCTCGCGATCTTCATGATCCCGATGTTCTTCGTCGTGATTCGCGCGAAGTTCGCGGGCGAGAAGGAAGACGCGGACGTCGCGCTCCAGCACTACGAAGAGCACCACGCGCACGACCATGACGCCGACAACGGCGGTCAAGGCGGCACGGGTGGCAACGCAGGCGGTGGCAACGGCGGCAGCAACAGCGACGGCCCGGGCAAGGAAGGACACTGA
- a CDS encoding TetR family transcriptional regulator, which yields MARRTKEEALETRNRILDAAEHVFYEKGVSRTSLADIAQTAGVTRGAIYWHFENKGDLFTAMFDRVVLPLDELKVASTDPGEPDPLGRMRDLCILCLRNTATDARRRRVFEILFLKCEFVEEMGPVMARHQTDMREGLASIEQGLRNAMSKGQLPADLDPKRASRVLHSFIGGALRDMAILPDVFDVASNAERHVDAMLDALRYSQSLRTGASESDA from the coding sequence ATGGCCCGCCGAACGAAAGAGGAAGCGCTGGAGACGCGCAACCGGATCCTCGACGCCGCCGAACACGTCTTTTACGAAAAGGGCGTGTCGCGGACATCGCTGGCCGACATCGCGCAGACCGCGGGCGTGACGCGCGGGGCGATCTATTGGCATTTCGAGAACAAGGGCGACCTGTTCACGGCCATGTTCGACCGCGTGGTCCTGCCGCTCGACGAACTGAAGGTGGCATCGACGGATCCCGGCGAGCCCGACCCGCTCGGGCGCATGCGCGATCTTTGCATTCTGTGTCTGCGCAACACGGCAACCGACGCGCGCCGCCGCCGCGTGTTCGAAATCCTGTTCCTGAAGTGTGAGTTCGTCGAAGAGATGGGGCCGGTGATGGCGCGCCATCAGACCGACATGCGCGAGGGTCTCGCGAGCATCGAGCAAGGGTTGCGCAACGCGATGTCGAAGGGCCAGCTGCCCGCCGACCTCGACCCGAAGCGCGCCTCGCGCGTGCTGCACTCGTTCATTGGCGGCGCGCTGCGCGACATGGCGATCCTGCCCGACGTGTTCGACGTGGCGAGCAACGCCGAACGGCACGTCGACGCGATGCTCGACGCGCTGCGCTACAGCCAGTCGCTGCGCACCGGCGCGAGCGAATCGGACGCCTGA
- a CDS encoding efflux RND transporter periplasmic adaptor subunit has product MRVERVPFRLISVATAAIVLAACGQKQSAPPPQTPEVGVVTVQPTAVPVVSELPGRTSAFLVAQVRARVDGIVLRREFTEGAIVKAGQRLYKIDPAPYIAALNTAKATLAKAQANLVTQNALVARYKVLVQANAVSKQDYDNAVSAQGQAAADVASGKAAVDTAQINLGYTDVVSPVTGQVGISQVTPGAYVQASAATLMSTVQQLDPMYVDVTQSSLDGLKLRRAIQEGRLATNGPNAAKVSLVLEDGRVYAQKGKLQFSDVTVDQTTGSVTVRALFPNADRVLLPGMFVRARIEEGINNNAFLVPQVGVQHDQKGQASVLVVDQDNKVVPHPIVTSGAQGQDWVVESGLQAGDRVIVQGTDKVKPGAQVKPVPAQLPPAPPPGAPSADMATASGNANAASAASGPAAGASGASAAPAASAAQ; this is encoded by the coding sequence ATGCGCGTCGAACGGGTTCCATTCCGCCTAATCAGTGTCGCGACGGCTGCCATCGTGCTCGCAGCCTGCGGGCAAAAGCAGTCGGCGCCGCCGCCGCAAACCCCCGAAGTGGGTGTCGTTACCGTCCAGCCGACCGCCGTGCCGGTTGTCTCCGAGCTTCCCGGCCGCACCAGTGCCTTCCTCGTCGCGCAAGTGCGCGCACGGGTCGACGGCATCGTCCTGCGCCGCGAGTTCACGGAAGGCGCGATCGTGAAGGCCGGTCAGCGGCTCTACAAGATCGACCCGGCGCCTTACATCGCCGCGCTCAATACCGCCAAGGCCACGCTCGCGAAGGCACAGGCCAACCTCGTCACGCAGAACGCCCTCGTCGCGCGCTACAAGGTGCTGGTCCAGGCCAACGCGGTGAGCAAGCAGGACTACGACAACGCCGTGTCCGCGCAGGGCCAGGCGGCGGCGGACGTCGCCTCCGGCAAGGCCGCCGTCGATACGGCGCAGATCAACCTCGGCTATACGGACGTCGTTTCGCCGGTCACGGGCCAGGTCGGCATCTCGCAGGTCACGCCGGGTGCCTACGTGCAGGCGAGCGCCGCGACGCTCATGTCGACGGTTCAGCAGCTCGACCCGATGTACGTGGACGTCACGCAGTCGAGTCTCGACGGCCTGAAGCTGCGCCGCGCGATTCAGGAAGGTCGCCTCGCGACCAATGGCCCGAATGCCGCGAAGGTTTCGCTCGTGCTCGAAGACGGCCGCGTGTATGCCCAGAAGGGCAAGCTCCAGTTCAGCGACGTCACGGTCGACCAGACCACCGGCTCGGTGACGGTTCGCGCGCTCTTCCCGAACGCCGACCGCGTGCTGCTGCCGGGCATGTTCGTGCGCGCGCGCATCGAGGAAGGCATCAACAACAATGCGTTCCTCGTGCCGCAAGTGGGCGTTCAGCACGACCAGAAGGGCCAGGCGTCGGTGCTCGTCGTCGACCAGGACAACAAGGTCGTGCCGCATCCGATCGTCACCTCGGGCGCGCAGGGCCAGGACTGGGTCGTGGAGAGCGGCCTGCAGGCCGGCGACCGCGTGATCGTGCAAGGCACCGACAAGGTCAAGCCGGGTGCGCAGGTCAAGCCCGTGCCGGCGCAACTGCCGCCGGCGCCGCCGCCGGGCGCGCCTTCGGCCGACATGGCGACCGCCTCGGGCAATGCGAACGCTGCCAGCGCCGCGTCCGGGCCCGCAGCGGGTGCAAGCGGTGCCTCGGCTGCGCCTGCCGCCTCCGCAGCGCAATAA
- a CDS encoding cysteine hydrolase family protein, protein MSANPRRALVVIDVQNEYVSGDLPIEFPPIEMSLANIGRAMDAARAAGVPVVVVQNFAPADSPLFARGSVGAELHPVVAARERDHYVEKALPSAFAGTDLKAWLAERDIDTLTVAGYMTHNCDASTVFEATHAGLAVEFLADATGAVPYANEAGTVSAEDIHRAFSVVMHTRFASVVTTDAWLAAVKAGVPLARDNIYASNQRARANRVPA, encoded by the coding sequence ATGTCCGCGAATCCGCGCCGGGCGCTCGTCGTCATCGACGTGCAGAACGAATATGTCAGCGGCGATCTGCCGATCGAATTTCCCCCCATCGAGATGTCGCTCGCCAACATCGGCCGCGCGATGGACGCCGCGCGCGCGGCAGGCGTGCCGGTCGTGGTGGTGCAGAACTTCGCCCCCGCGGACTCGCCGCTCTTCGCGCGCGGCAGCGTGGGCGCCGAGCTGCATCCGGTCGTGGCCGCGCGCGAGCGCGATCACTACGTCGAAAAAGCGCTGCCGAGCGCCTTTGCGGGCACCGATTTGAAAGCCTGGCTCGCTGAACGCGACATCGACACGCTTACAGTGGCCGGCTACATGACGCACAACTGCGACGCCTCGACGGTGTTCGAGGCGACCCACGCGGGTCTCGCCGTGGAGTTTCTCGCCGATGCGACGGGTGCGGTGCCGTATGCGAACGAGGCGGGAACGGTTAGCGCCGAGGACATCCACCGCGCGTTCAGCGTGGTGATGCATACGCGCTTCGCGTCGGTCGTGACCACGGATGCCTGGCTCGCCGCCGTCAAGGCAGGCGTGCCGCTCGCGCGCGACAACATCTACGCGTCGAATCAGCGGGCCCGCGCGAACCGCGTGCCGGCCTGA